A DNA window from Akkermansiaceae bacterium contains the following coding sequences:
- a CDS encoding DUF1588 domain-containing protein: MCGRLLLVGAAGFVTSTVHAAEAGKSTSIPDDVVAVLESRCVKCHNEDDAKGGINLDGLDIDWSKAKAGKDWEKVFNVLAHQQMPPVDKEQPTAEEKKTLLSFLDGELKRHTPFGGTLPRRLNRLEYRNSIRTTFQMHDFDLPAGFPRDTRDHGFDTVAEALVLSPPLLESYHEVARQIADELFPPPRPKPPVTKRTAGIQDLVLSFSAASLHGDALRLASRSPDLMRSCTWPSKIEIQDSGIYRITVSTSAFRPKGKDPMILEVRARDLSASDRMRITNFRLLQEISVTSETPETVTFEAELHEGQTPAFRWLNAELDHEPEGFTALLEERFKEPRFLAAWQEMLFPGNPRKRVSTTPLRGRNGWDIFLRAYNNPDLNLADATPDNRYTEAALKMAQEPGTSRALADTLAYHYHDNGPSLQIHAVEIEGPFKTVDGPQDIRRREWREWSFSNRRNGESDVAFAERGLRLFLPRLFRRPVGDDVRNEYLAIAKNHWAQGHTFDEGMHLMLRAALVSPRFLYRELNPGEMDQHDLASRVAYFLTRNAPTANIVIQARAGKLSDPAVYRETVSNLLPRSPGSAMIRDFTEQWLDTRLLPEIMPDEKFGFSIEEVELAKAEVEHFFFTILKENRPLRDFIDPDFITTSKRFAMENYGYEVKGEKRVNPASAYITEQRKIERLPIPRGGVRGGLLGQSAVMMATANGVDTQPVLRGVWVVENILGIPLPPVPSNVPALTPDTQGAKTPRDLLEAHTKSADCRGCHQQIDPIGFVLENFDPVGGWREDWPGINVKIDPSGVLPDGTPIAGYTDLKQWISGNINLFAECLSEKLMIYATGRVPSYAEKQEIKGIVAKVEQDKGGFRDLMLALMESRTFRTR; this comes from the coding sequence ATGTGTGGCCGCCTCCTGCTGGTGGGCGCGGCCGGGTTCGTAACGTCCACGGTCCATGCGGCGGAGGCGGGCAAGTCCACCTCCATCCCGGATGACGTGGTGGCCGTGCTGGAGAGCCGCTGCGTGAAGTGCCACAACGAGGACGACGCGAAGGGCGGCATCAACCTCGACGGGCTGGACATCGACTGGAGCAAGGCGAAGGCGGGCAAAGACTGGGAAAAGGTCTTCAACGTGCTGGCCCACCAGCAAATGCCACCGGTCGACAAGGAACAGCCGACGGCGGAGGAAAAGAAGACGCTGCTTTCCTTTCTGGATGGCGAGCTGAAACGCCACACCCCGTTCGGCGGCACGCTGCCACGCCGCCTGAACCGGCTGGAATACCGGAACTCCATCCGGACGACTTTCCAGATGCACGACTTCGACCTGCCCGCGGGATTCCCGCGCGACACGCGGGACCACGGCTTTGACACGGTGGCGGAGGCGCTGGTGCTTTCCCCTCCCCTGCTGGAGTCCTACCATGAAGTCGCCCGCCAGATCGCGGACGAGCTGTTCCCGCCGCCAAGGCCGAAGCCGCCGGTGACGAAGCGCACGGCGGGCATCCAGGATCTGGTGCTGAGTTTCTCCGCCGCCTCCCTGCATGGCGACGCGCTGCGCCTGGCCTCCCGCAGCCCGGACCTGATGCGGAGCTGCACGTGGCCCAGCAAGATCGAGATCCAGGACTCCGGCATCTACCGCATCACCGTCTCCACCTCCGCCTTCCGGCCGAAGGGCAAGGACCCGATGATCCTGGAGGTGCGCGCGCGCGACCTGTCCGCCAGCGACCGCATGCGGATCACGAATTTCCGCCTGCTCCAGGAGATCTCCGTCACCAGCGAAACGCCGGAGACCGTCACCTTCGAGGCGGAGTTGCACGAGGGCCAGACGCCCGCCTTCCGCTGGTTGAACGCGGAGCTGGACCATGAGCCGGAGGGCTTCACCGCCCTGCTGGAGGAGCGGTTCAAGGAACCCCGTTTCCTCGCCGCGTGGCAGGAAATGCTTTTCCCGGGGAACCCGCGCAAGCGCGTCTCCACCACCCCGTTGCGCGGCCGCAACGGCTGGGACATTTTTCTCCGCGCCTACAACAATCCGGACCTGAACCTGGCGGACGCCACCCCGGACAACCGCTACACGGAAGCCGCGCTGAAGATGGCGCAGGAACCCGGCACCTCCCGCGCGCTGGCGGACACGCTGGCCTACCACTACCATGACAACGGCCCGTCGTTGCAGATCCACGCCGTGGAGATCGAGGGACCGTTCAAAACCGTCGATGGCCCGCAGGACATCCGCCGCCGCGAGTGGCGGGAGTGGAGCTTCAGCAACCGGCGGAACGGGGAAAGCGACGTGGCCTTCGCCGAACGCGGCCTGCGCCTGTTCCTGCCACGCCTGTTCCGCCGTCCGGTGGGCGACGACGTCCGCAACGAATACCTGGCGATCGCGAAGAACCACTGGGCGCAGGGCCACACCTTCGACGAGGGCATGCACCTCATGCTGCGCGCCGCGCTCGTCTCCCCGCGCTTCCTCTACCGCGAGCTGAACCCCGGCGAGATGGACCAGCATGACCTGGCCAGCCGCGTCGCCTACTTCCTCACCCGCAACGCACCCACGGCGAACATCGTCATCCAGGCGCGCGCCGGAAAGCTGTCCGACCCGGCGGTCTATCGTGAGACTGTCAGCAACCTGCTGCCGCGCTCCCCCGGCTCCGCGATGATCCGCGATTTCACCGAGCAATGGCTGGATACCCGCCTGCTGCCGGAGATCATGCCGGATGAGAAATTCGGATTTTCCATCGAGGAGGTGGAGCTGGCCAAGGCGGAGGTGGAGCACTTTTTCTTCACCATCCTCAAAGAGAACCGCCCGCTGCGTGATTTCATCGACCCGGATTTCATCACCACCTCGAAGCGGTTCGCCATGGAGAACTACGGTTACGAAGTGAAGGGTGAAAAGCGGGTGAACCCCGCCAGCGCCTACATCACGGAGCAGCGGAAGATCGAGCGCCTGCCCATCCCGCGCGGCGGGGTGCGCGGCGGCCTGCTGGGGCAGTCCGCCGTCATGATGGCCACCGCCAACGGCGTGGACACCCAGCCCGTGCTGCGCGGCGTGTGGGTGGTGGAGAACATCCTGGGCATCCCCCTGCCACCCGTGCCCAGCAATGTCCCCGCGCTGACCCCCGACACCCAGGGAGCGAAGACACCGCGTGATCTGCTGGAGGCCCATACGAAGTCCGCCGACTGCCGCGGCTGCCACCAGCAGATCGACCCCATCGGCTTCGTGCTGGAGAACTTCGACCCCGTCGGCGGGTGGCGCGAGGACTGGCCCGGCATCAACGTGAAGATCGATCCGTCCGGCGTCCTGCCGGATGGCACCCCCATCGCCGGCTACACGGACCTGAAGCAATGGATCTCCGGAAACATCAACCTCTTCGCCGAGTGCCTGTCGGAAAAGCTCATGATCTACGCCACCGGCAGGGTCCCCAGCTACGCGGAGAAGCAGGAGATCAAAGGCATCGTCGCGAAGGTGGAGCAGGACAAGGGCGGCTTCCGCGACCTGATGCTGGCGCTGATGGAGAGCAGGACGTTCCGGACGAGGTGA
- a CDS encoding Gfo/Idh/MocA family oxidoreductase: MKFGIIGAGMIGHFHAKAITAMTGGTLHSVFDLRAEGAEKLAAEYGAKAYSNIDEFLSDPELEIVTIGTPSGAHLGPALASLNAGKHVICEKPLEVTVERVDELMAAAAANNRTLAAVLNRRFHPGMDAFKKAADEGRFGKLTSASAYVKWWREQSYYDSAAWRGTWALDGGGALMNQSIHTVDSLIYLAGPIKSVQANAALLAHTDIEVEDIVVAIVEFENGARGVIEASTCTWSKDGHPARVQLSGTDGSVFLADESFEIWDFRDEKPEDTEIRSKYMKGVGIGVGANDPSAISYYQHQRNFEEVVNAIREGREPTVSASEARKPVAVIRAIYESAQNDGKKVYL, translated from the coding sequence ATGAAATTCGGAATCATCGGCGCCGGCATGATCGGCCACTTCCACGCCAAGGCCATCACCGCCATGACCGGCGGCACGCTCCACTCCGTCTTCGACCTGCGGGCGGAAGGCGCGGAAAAACTCGCCGCCGAATATGGCGCGAAGGCCTACTCGAACATCGATGAGTTCCTTTCCGACCCGGAACTGGAGATCGTGACCATCGGCACGCCGTCGGGCGCACACCTCGGCCCCGCGCTCGCCTCGCTCAACGCGGGCAAGCACGTGATCTGCGAGAAGCCGCTGGAAGTGACCGTGGAGCGGGTGGACGAGCTGATGGCAGCCGCCGCGGCGAACAACCGCACGCTGGCCGCCGTGCTCAACCGCCGTTTCCACCCCGGCATGGACGCTTTCAAGAAAGCCGCCGATGAAGGCCGCTTCGGCAAGCTCACCAGCGCCTCCGCCTATGTGAAATGGTGGCGGGAGCAGTCCTACTATGACTCCGCCGCATGGCGGGGCACCTGGGCGCTGGATGGTGGCGGCGCGCTGATGAACCAGTCCATCCACACGGTGGACTCCCTCATCTACCTCGCCGGTCCCATCAAGTCGGTCCAGGCGAACGCCGCCCTGCTGGCCCACACGGACATCGAGGTGGAGGACATCGTTGTCGCCATCGTCGAGTTCGAGAACGGTGCGCGCGGCGTGATCGAGGCGTCCACCTGCACCTGGTCGAAGGACGGCCACCCGGCCCGCGTCCAGCTTTCCGGCACGGACGGCTCCGTGTTCCTGGCCGATGAATCCTTCGAGATCTGGGACTTCCGCGACGAAAAGCCGGAGGACACCGAGATCCGCTCGAAATACATGAAGGGCGTGGGAATCGGCGTGGGTGCGAACGATCCGTCCGCCATCAGCTACTACCAGCACCAGCGCAACTTCGAGGAAGTGGTCAACGCCATCCGCGAGGGCCGCGAGCCGACCGTCTCCGCCAGCGAGGCGCGCAAGCCCGTCGCCGTCATCCGTGCCATCTATGAGAGCGCGCAGAACGACGGCAAGAAGGTCTATCTGTGA
- a CDS encoding DUF4177 domain-containing protein, whose amino-acid sequence MIRWEYRTVKFGAAKGHGGISTPSDLQDYLNRLGDQCWEVTGVLETDADHHQREFIILMKRPKE is encoded by the coding sequence ATGATCCGTTGGGAATATCGCACCGTGAAATTCGGCGCTGCGAAGGGCCACGGCGGGATCTCCACCCCCTCCGACCTCCAGGACTACCTCAACCGCCTGGGCGACCAGTGCTGGGAAGTGACCGGGGTGCTGGAAACCGACGCCGACCACCACCAGAGGGAGTTCATCATCCTGATGAAGCGGCCGAAGGAGTGA